The Trichocoleus sp. FACHB-46 DNA segment TCGGCATCGGGCGCACCATAGCCGTGGTGGCTGCTGCCGTTTTTGTCTCCCCCAACCTGAAACAACTTTCAGGCGGGTTAGTTCCTCAAATTCCTCAAGATGTCCAGTATCAAGAAATCCTACCTTGGTTGGGGTTCATGCTAGCAGGGGCCGCTGGAATTATGTGGTACTCCTACTGGATTGGTGCTAGAGGTTACGGTGCTGCTACTAACAAGCGCGAAGAACCGATTGACTTTAAGCAGCTCGATCGCGATCAACGACAGCGGTTACAGGGATGGCTCAGTCTGATGACCTTCTCCAATACCCTCGCTGTCGTAGGAGCCTTATTGGCAGCCCTATCGTTTCTAATTTTGGGAGCAGAACTGTTGCGTCCCCAGGGCTTAGTACCCAGAGAAAATCAGATTGCAGAAACCTTGGGGAGCCTCTTAGGAGATCTTTGGGGGCCTTTTGGCTTCTGGTTTATGGTCGCGATCGTCTTTATCACCTTTTGCAGTACTACCATGTCTGTGCAAGATGGGTTCGGACGGATGTTTGCCGATGGCACCCAGATTTTGCTGCAAGGGTTTGGGGTTCGGGGTGGTCGCTGGACCAACGAAAAATTCCTACGCAAGTTCTACATTGCCACCTTGCTGGCAGTACTCCCCATTGGTGGGTATCTGCTTTTTGGCAAACCTGTGGGGTTACTTCAAACCGCTGGAGCCATTGAAGCCTCGCATATCCCAGTCGTCACTGGGCTGACTTTATATCTCAACCACCAGATGCTACCGAAGAAGCTACAGCCTGATCCGCTCAGCTTCTGGGCTACGACTTTAGCAGGACTATTTTTTGCTGGATTTGCAGTGACTTAT contains these protein-coding regions:
- a CDS encoding Nramp family divalent metal transporter — encoded protein: MNGEQHIQTITQSTDEPQPQVPKPPQGRDWLKWLGPSFLWMLSAAGSGELLFTPRIAALYGYTLLWALLAAVVLKWFINREVGRFTVCTGVTILEGFKRLPGPKNWAIWLILVPQFVVAIATVAGMAGAAASALILMTGGTAQLWTVIIIVVTAAIVFLGQYDGVEKASSYIGIGRTIAVVAAAVFVSPNLKQLSGGLVPQIPQDVQYQEILPWLGFMLAGAAGIMWYSYWIGARGYGAATNKREEPIDFKQLDRDQRQRLQGWLSLMTFSNTLAVVGALLAALSFLILGAELLRPQGLVPRENQIAETLGSLLGDLWGPFGFWFMVAIVFITFCSTTMSVQDGFGRMFADGTQILLQGFGVRGGRWTNEKFLRKFYIATLLAVLPIGGYLLFGKPVGLLQTAGAIEASHIPVVTGLTLYLNHQMLPKKLQPDPLSFWATTLAGLFFAGFAVTYLLQLTGLVGSGGV